TCTATAAACCCTAGAGACCCTTGCCTATATATGTATATGCCCTCTGTATCTCATCAATCAATCTATTATTCTGAGCCATGTTGCTTTCAATAATCACAAAAGCAAAAGCAATGTAAATAAGCAGAATAATCACATGAACATAGTGAAACACAAGTATCTAGGTGCCTTCCACAAGTAAGCATAGTGAAACATTAATTGGTAGCTCAAGAAAGGAATAATGCCccatacaaaaaaaaactaaaagtgGGAGGTAAAATTTTAAAATGTCAACTTTTGTATGCTGGCATACTTTTGTATACATAGCATAGCTGTGCTCGATCATTCAGGATGATATGAGGAAGATGTAGTCAGATCACTTTGTGACATAAGAAAATATGCAAGGCATCCTCACTACTTTCATCTGAACAATTATATCCACCTAGGGAACACCAGACAGCAACTCCTACTAATTGGGTAACTATGTGTATGGTATAAAGATCTAACAAGTAAGCGAAGCGAGTAATAACTAGTAGTCACATGCAGCAACAAGTAACATCCGACACGATACCGTCAAGCCATTCCAAAACTAGCATGGCATATGACTACGGTTGCATTTAATCAACAGTTTGACACCACAGAGATATGAGATATTGCAACTTGTAATACAAAACTTCCAAGTTATATATCATAAATTGTGGGCGTGTGGCTATACTGTATTGAAACACATGAATATGATACTGTTTTCTGTAATGCAAAGACAAATATATCGGACAGACCAAAATGCACTGAACAGATAGTTCTACTTGAACACAACTGTTCCAAACAGACCTAAGAGCTGGTTCACACGCAAAATGAAACTGGCAGCTTGTATGAAATGTAAATGAGGAAGGAAAACAAACTGGCCCATACTAATTTTGTTTGATTAAAAATCAGGCGAAAAGCGATCAGTCGATCCGGCCTCTCAAAAAGTTGCAGCCAGGAAACACTAATTGTGGTTatgaccgggggggggggggggggggggggggggggggggggggggggcttcacCTTGGATAAAATAGCATTAAGTATTTTGCAGTCAAACAACTATGCATGGTGCCCAAACTATGCTTATCATGCATGTGACAAGGCAATACATATAGCATGGACTAGAAGTCATTCATGTCGATTGCAGTCAAAATATCCTTAAAATCAAGCATCGAAGAGAGCACAATGTGAGTCCTGGGCTCCTGCGCACACGGCAGCAGGGAGCAGGGAGCATGGAGCCGGACTGCATTCTATGAAAATATATCAGGGCATCTAACATAATTAGAACCGTGGCTCAACTACCAAACTGCTGGTCAGAACACAAAACTATGAGAGTGAGCAACTTAGTAACCAATTTGGTGTTTTTATGACCATGCTCTCTAAAAATTCACTAATTTTCTATCAGTAGCATAACCTTGACAATCTCAGGAAGAACCCAATAGCTGGTTTAAGACATATACCATGCTGATTGATCTAACTATAAACAAGAAAAATCCTGAAGGGAACTCCAGAAAAATAGCGCCTACCTGCAGCAATGCCAACTGAGCTGACAATGTTGTGGCTTCAGTTTGCAGAGTTTGAACCTTGCGCTCGAGTTCAGCAATATAGCGCATCTTCCTTTCCTTCGATCTTGCAGCAGATTGTCTATTAGCCCAAATCCTGTCAAACAATAGATACCGACAATAAATCACCATAGCATGCTTATTCACGACATAAAATTCACTTTATCTTGAAGAATGATGCATCCTGAAAGAAGGCAAAAGAAGGACTTAGGACTCTGAGACTGAGGAAGCAGATACTACTTGCGCGTTTTCAGTGTTGGGCCGCGTGCATATGATATTTCTTTGTCTTCTCACCTGCCTATGAAACAACTTTCTTCTAATGTGACCTATTCTGTGAAGCAACACCTTGAATACTTATACCATTTACATTCATTAATAATTCCATAGAACCATCACATAGTAAATTTCTCTTCGCTACAAATCTCTCAGAGAAGAATTTCTAGACACAACCGTTTGAAGTGAAATGATAAAACAGATAATACAGTCATCCAAGGGAAACCTGACCAACCAAACTGATTTGCATGTAAAAAGACTATATATAGAACAAACATTAAGCTCTGAGAATCAGACATTTCACCCTCAATACTATTTGTGCAAAGCAAAGCCCAATACAGTCTTTGCATCTAAGAATCAGATCCTTAGCTAAAGTTCACTGTGCACTTTCCCCTCAGTCTCACCTACGGATCTAGTTTGCCTCTCACGGAACCTACTCCATGAAGCAAACCTAGACTCCTACAGGCTAGAGCAACTAAACCATGTCATTCATTCACACTGCACTGTGCATTAAACCTTCCTTTAGCAAGAATCATGTGGATAGCAAATGAACAACAAACAATGCAACCAATTCCACATAAACATAGCCAATCACGTTTCAAAAATAAACTTGGCCAACCAAACTAAGTAGCATGTGAAAAAGCTTACATAATAGATGAAATTTTACAAGAACAAGCATAATACCTTTTTGCCCTCTTTGGGTCAACAAGAGCAAGCTCAGCCAGCTTCGCCGCAGACACTGCTTTCTTCGCCTCTGCAGACGACATCCCCTCCATTCCCTGTGCTGCCGCCAGCTGCTCCGCCTTGATCGACATGGACCCGTCCATGGACTGGCTGTGCTGATGCCTTGGCCTAGGCGCGTGGCCCAGCTCAGCCCCCTCACCTCCGCCACCTGCCGCGGACGACGACTCAGCCTCGGCCTCCGACGATGCTCCGCACGACGCGTTCAGCTTGTCCACGTCAAGGAACATGGAGAACAACTCCTCGTCGTTCTCATCCGACAGCGAAGGCCCGTCGCCGCCTCCGGGGGCGCTGAGGTCGAGGTCGTCGGGCAGGCTCAGGATCTCGGAgtgcgcgcgccggtggccggcgTTCCGCGTAGGGAAGTCCGGCATGCGGCTGATGTCGAActccggcggcggggtcgaCGACGAGGGCGGCGCTCCGGCACGGCGCGTGGCCTGCGGCGGCAAGCCGTCCCCTGAGCCGCCGTTCCCCGGCATCGGAGCCTTGTCTTTGTTCATCTTATTGGCTACAACCCAAGATTCGGGGGGTCAAAGATTGCGCCGCAAAGGGCTCGAGGAGATTCTCGTCCACGAATAAGATCTACGCGCTGGGTTCCCAGAACACGAAGCCGAGCATAAGCGAGAGGAATGATGGGGAGGATTGGAGAGGGAAGGGCTCTGGTCTCGTTTGCCTGAGATTTGAGCTTTGCTTACCTCTAGTTGATCTGCTCGACTGATCCCCTGGTCTGTCAGGTTATCCCTTCGGTTTCGGCATTTTTCGCGTGAGGTAGATGGACATGGAATGCAACAAGCAAAGAACTAAACTCTACACATCAAAGGAGAGTTTATATCCTGTCTTCTTCTAATAAAAAAAGGATAAAATGGGAAAGATTC
This portion of the Panicum virgatum strain AP13 chromosome 2N, P.virgatum_v5, whole genome shotgun sequence genome encodes:
- the LOC120661241 gene encoding transcription factor RF2a-like, giving the protein MNKDKAPMPGNGGSGDGLPPQATRRAGAPPSSSTPPPEFDISRMPDFPTRNAGHRRAHSEILSLPDDLDLSAPGGGDGPSLSDENDEELFSMFLDVDKLNASCGASSEAEAESSSAAGGGGEGAELGHAPRPRHQHSQSMDGSMSIKAEQLAAAQGMEGMSSAEAKKAVSAAKLAELALVDPKRAKRIWANRQSAARSKERKMRYIAELERKVQTLQTEATTLSAQLALLQRDTTGLTTENSELKIRLQTMEQQVHLQDALNDTLKAEVQRLKVATGQVANGGGSMMMNFGAMPRPFGSNQQMFQNSQGMQSMLATQQLQQLQLHSQPQQQTLRPQHQQQPLHPLQVQQLQQAARDLKMKGHLGSQGQWGDWKSGSSGS